One genomic segment of Terriglobia bacterium includes these proteins:
- a CDS encoding holo-[acyl-carrier-protein] synthase, giving the protein MIVGTGVDITEVPRIQAAVDRFGDRFLRRVFTPDEVRYCLSKANSAERLAARFAAKEAGMKAIGTGLRHGVTWQDVEVVHLPGGRPSLRFSGVAAKFAERLGCKQASLSLTHTKEQAMAFVILEGE; this is encoded by the coding sequence ATGATTGTAGGGACAGGAGTTGACATCACCGAGGTACCTCGAATCCAGGCCGCTGTGGACCGCTTTGGTGACCGCTTCCTGCGGCGTGTATTCACCCCAGATGAGGTCCGTTACTGCCTTTCCAAGGCCAATTCCGCCGAACGCCTGGCCGCCCGCTTCGCCGCCAAAGAGGCTGGAATGAAGGCCATTGGCACCGGGTTAAGGCATGGAGTGACCTGGCAGGACGTGGAAGTTGTCCACCTGCCGGGTGGGCGACCTTCGCTGCGCTTCTCCGGCGTAGCGGCCAAGTTCGCGGAGCGTCTGGGATGCAAACAGGCCAGCCTGTCGCTGACGCACACCAAGGAACAGGCCATGGCCTTTGTGATTCTGGAAGGGGAATAG
- a CDS encoding MlaD family protein, with translation MPSQKQLRWSELKVGITVIVAAITLAFLIFLMSGTKDLFSTKITLLTYFDNAEGLRSGQPVDLQGVPVGNVTAVRIVGDHPQAPVQVTMKIAKRYQPLVRKDTTATVKTAGVLGESFIDLDSKAAKRPAVANGDELPSTNAPDLEDVVRSSQGTLQNVDILVKRLDRILVQVESGKGTLGQVISDPTLMNKLNAILNQVQDLLNDVNNGQGTIGKLFKDKELYSKLDDTVTKLNRIADDAEAGKGSLGKFLKDESLYNNLNQTAAKANKLMDDVNAGKGTLGKLAKDEELAKKLHNTIEKLSAITDRLEAGEGTAGRLLKDPSVYNNTDQMLIETRNLIKAVRENPKKYLTIHFRIF, from the coding sequence TTGCCTAGCCAAAAACAGCTCAGGTGGTCTGAACTCAAGGTCGGCATCACCGTGATCGTCGCGGCGATAACGCTGGCGTTCTTGATCTTCCTGATGAGCGGGACCAAGGACCTCTTCTCCACCAAGATCACCCTGCTGACCTATTTTGACAATGCTGAAGGCCTGCGTTCTGGACAACCCGTGGACTTGCAGGGCGTGCCCGTGGGCAATGTGACTGCGGTCCGCATCGTAGGCGACCACCCCCAGGCCCCGGTGCAGGTGACCATGAAGATCGCCAAGCGCTACCAGCCGCTGGTCCGCAAAGACACCACCGCTACCGTAAAGACTGCCGGAGTGCTGGGCGAATCCTTCATTGACCTGGACAGCAAAGCGGCCAAAAGACCTGCAGTCGCTAACGGTGATGAGCTGCCCTCCACCAATGCGCCTGATTTGGAAGACGTGGTCCGCAGCAGCCAGGGAACCTTGCAGAACGTTGACATCCTGGTGAAGAGGCTGGACCGCATCCTGGTCCAGGTGGAGTCCGGCAAGGGCACTCTGGGGCAGGTGATCAGCGACCCCACTTTGATGAACAAGCTGAACGCGATCCTGAACCAGGTCCAGGACCTGCTGAACGATGTCAACAACGGCCAAGGAACCATCGGAAAGCTTTTTAAAGACAAGGAACTTTACAGCAAGCTGGATGACACAGTAACCAAGCTCAATCGCATCGCCGACGACGCGGAAGCCGGCAAGGGCAGTCTGGGCAAGTTCCTGAAAGACGAAAGCCTGTACAACAACCTGAACCAGACCGCCGCCAAAGCCAACAAGCTGATGGACGACGTCAACGCGGGCAAAGGGACTCTGGGCAAGCTGGCCAAAGACGAAGAACTCGCCAAGAAGCTGCACAACACCATTGAAAAGCTTTCCGCCATCACGGACCGCCTGGAAGCCGGCGAAGGTACCGCCGGGCGCCTCCTGAAAGACCCGTCGGTGTACAACAACACCGACCAGATGCTGATCGAGACCCGCAATTTGATCAAAGCCGTGCGCGAAAATCCCAAGAAATACCTGACCATCCACTTCCGGATTTTTTGA
- a CDS encoding M13 family metallopeptidase, with product MRKSLLLIVVCLLSTLAWSQVAAEKNKAAAPADTAKPASSLDVSAMDKSADPCVDFYQYACGGWMKNNPIPADQAAWGRFSQLIERNRTALRAILEEAAAASKRTPNEQKIGDYYASCMDEDAINKKGIAVLKPEFDRIDALKDKSGLPALIAHLHAEGVNALFGFGSGPDFKNAKLIIAQADQGGLSLPDRDYYLKDDAKSQELLNAYVMHVTKVFQLLGESPRGATQKAEAVMEIETALAKGSMDRVVRREPANIYHHLSSDEWQELAPSFSLPAYLATLDSPNFKSLNVVAPDFFKALDAELKDANLDDLKTYLRWQLVHSQVQVLPTAFVNEDFAFYGQKLTGAKELRPRWKRCVNAADSDLGEALGQVFVEKHFPPAAKARTLAMVQQLEDALKADIQGLPWMSDATKKQALIKLAAIQNKIGYPAKWRDYTALKIVRGDALGNSLRANAFEVRRQLSKINQPLDKQEWQMTPPTVNAYYDSSENDINFPAGILQPPFFDFKADDALNFGGIGAVIGHELTHGFDDQGRQFDAEGNLHDWWTAEDGKAFEQRAQCEVDEYNAFVPVADVHLNGKLTLGENTADNGGLRIAYMALMASLGAQPKPPAKIDGFTPEQRLFLGWGQIWCQNVRPEMSRMLAQTNEHSPGRFRANGVVQNMPEFQKAWGCKEGQPMVAKNACRVW from the coding sequence ATGCGTAAATCTCTGCTCTTGATCGTTGTATGCCTGCTCTCAACTCTCGCCTGGTCACAGGTTGCTGCGGAGAAGAATAAAGCCGCCGCGCCGGCGGACACGGCCAAGCCTGCCTCCAGCCTGGATGTATCCGCGATGGACAAGAGCGCTGATCCCTGCGTGGACTTTTACCAGTATGCCTGCGGCGGTTGGATGAAGAACAATCCCATCCCCGCCGACCAGGCCGCCTGGGGCCGGTTTAGCCAACTCATCGAACGCAACCGCACGGCGCTGCGCGCCATCCTGGAAGAGGCGGCTGCGGCCAGCAAGCGCACGCCCAATGAGCAGAAAATCGGCGACTACTACGCCAGTTGCATGGACGAAGACGCCATCAACAAGAAAGGAATCGCCGTCCTCAAGCCGGAGTTCGACCGCATTGATGCGTTGAAAGACAAGAGCGGCCTGCCGGCGCTCATCGCCCACCTGCACGCGGAGGGCGTCAACGCGCTGTTTGGTTTTGGCTCCGGCCCGGACTTCAAAAACGCCAAGCTGATCATCGCCCAGGCCGACCAGGGGGGACTCTCCCTTCCTGACCGCGACTACTACCTGAAAGATGATGCCAAGTCGCAAGAGCTGCTTAACGCCTATGTCATGCACGTGACCAAGGTCTTCCAGTTGTTGGGCGAATCGCCCAGAGGCGCGACACAGAAGGCCGAGGCCGTGATGGAAATTGAAACGGCGCTGGCCAAGGGGTCCATGGACCGCGTCGTGCGGCGCGAGCCAGCAAACATTTATCACCATCTGTCGTCGGACGAGTGGCAGGAACTGGCCCCGTCTTTTTCTTTGCCCGCCTACCTGGCCACGCTCGATTCGCCCAATTTCAAGAGCTTAAACGTCGTCGCGCCCGACTTTTTCAAGGCGCTCGATGCAGAACTTAAGGACGCCAACCTGGACGACCTTAAAACGTATCTGCGCTGGCAACTGGTTCACAGCCAGGTGCAGGTCCTGCCCACGGCGTTCGTCAACGAAGACTTCGCGTTCTACGGCCAAAAACTCACCGGCGCCAAAGAGCTGCGCCCGCGCTGGAAGCGCTGCGTCAACGCCGCCGACAGCGACCTGGGCGAGGCCCTGGGCCAGGTCTTTGTCGAGAAACATTTCCCGCCCGCCGCCAAGGCCCGCACCCTGGCCATGGTCCAGCAGTTGGAAGACGCGTTGAAAGCGGACATTCAGGGTCTGCCCTGGATGTCAGACGCCACCAAGAAACAGGCGCTGATCAAGCTGGCGGCCATCCAGAACAAGATCGGGTATCCCGCCAAGTGGCGCGACTACACGGCGCTGAAAATTGTCCGCGGTGACGCGCTGGGCAATTCGCTGCGCGCCAATGCATTTGAAGTCCGCCGCCAGTTGAGCAAGATCAACCAGCCTCTGGACAAGCAGGAGTGGCAGATGACTCCGCCGACGGTGAACGCCTACTACGACTCCAGCGAAAATGACATCAACTTCCCCGCCGGCATCCTGCAGCCGCCGTTCTTTGATTTCAAAGCCGACGACGCGCTGAACTTCGGCGGCATAGGCGCCGTGATCGGGCACGAACTCACCCACGGCTTTGACGATCAAGGCCGCCAGTTTGACGCCGAAGGCAACCTGCATGACTGGTGGACCGCCGAAGACGGCAAGGCCTTTGAGCAGCGCGCGCAGTGCGAGGTGGATGAATACAACGCCTTCGTCCCCGTGGCTGACGTGCATTTGAACGGCAAGCTCACGCTGGGCGAAAACACCGCCGACAACGGCGGCCTGCGCATCGCTTACATGGCCTTGATGGCGTCCCTGGGCGCGCAACCTAAACCGCCGGCCAAGATTGACGGCTTCACTCCGGAGCAGCGCCTGTTCCTGGGCTGGGGCCAGATCTGGTGCCAGAACGTGCGGCCGGAGATGTCCCGCATGCTGGCCCAGACCAATGAGCACTCGCCCGGACGCTTTCGCGCCAACGGCGTGGTGCAGAACATGCCGGAGTTCCAGAAAGCCTGGGGCTGCAAAGAAGGCCAGCCCATGGTCGCCAAAAACGCGTGCCGGGTGTGGTAG
- the queA gene encoding tRNA preQ1(34) S-adenosylmethionine ribosyltransferase-isomerase QueA: protein MLVSDFDFHLPEELIAQEPLPERSQSRMLHLWRESGRYEDRKFADFPDLLRPDDLLVVNNSRVFPARLFGRRAGAHAQPVSPRNPAAKEFLQGRVEVLLTRQVGPFEWQALVRPGRKIDVGEKIYFGGTAAPAASSPAAGEGAELAAEITARGEFGERTLRFGPVADFFAVVEKLGHVPLPPYIHRPDQAPDQPADRERYQTVYAGRAETGSVAAPTAGLHFTPEILARIRNRGVEIAEITLHVGLGTFQPVHVERVEDHKMHGESFHISEAVAAQINRALEEKRRVVAVGTTTVRALEFAALQQQTAAERSPAANVRGGPATSSAESKAPVRIAPGSGEAGIFIYPGFQFRVVGAMLTNFHLPKSTLLMLVSAFAGKENILRAYEHAVRERYRFFSYGDCMFVE from the coding sequence GTGCTGGTTTCCGACTTTGACTTCCATCTCCCCGAAGAACTCATCGCGCAGGAGCCTCTGCCTGAGCGCAGCCAGTCGCGCATGCTGCACCTGTGGCGCGAGTCGGGCCGGTATGAAGACCGCAAGTTCGCCGACTTCCCTGATCTCCTCCGTCCCGACGACCTGCTGGTGGTCAACAACAGCCGGGTTTTTCCGGCGCGGCTTTTTGGCCGGCGCGCCGGCGCCCACGCCCAGCCGGTGAGTCCGCGGAACCCGGCTGCCAAGGAGTTTCTGCAGGGACGCGTGGAAGTCCTGTTGACGCGGCAAGTCGGGCCGTTCGAATGGCAGGCCCTGGTGCGTCCCGGAAGAAAGATTGACGTGGGCGAGAAAATCTACTTCGGTGGGACGGCCGCGCCGGCTGCGAGTTCGCCGGCTGCGGGAGAAGGCGCTGAACTGGCCGCCGAGATCACGGCGCGCGGCGAGTTCGGCGAACGCACCCTGCGCTTTGGTCCGGTCGCGGACTTCTTTGCCGTGGTTGAAAAGCTCGGCCATGTGCCGCTGCCGCCTTACATCCACCGGCCAGATCAGGCGCCGGACCAGCCCGCAGACCGGGAGCGCTACCAGACCGTTTACGCCGGCCGCGCCGAGACCGGCAGCGTGGCCGCACCCACCGCCGGCTTGCACTTCACGCCGGAGATACTGGCGCGCATCCGCAATCGCGGCGTGGAGATCGCGGAGATCACCCTGCACGTGGGCCTGGGCACGTTTCAGCCCGTACATGTTGAGCGCGTGGAAGACCACAAGATGCATGGCGAGAGTTTTCATATCTCAGAAGCTGTGGCGGCACAGATCAACCGCGCGTTGGAAGAGAAGCGCCGGGTGGTGGCCGTGGGAACCACCACGGTTCGGGCTTTAGAATTTGCTGCTTTGCAGCAGCAAACCGCCGCGGAGCGAAGTCCCGCAGCGAATGTTCGTGGCGGCCCGGCCACGTCGTCCGCAGAAAGCAAAGCGCCCGTCCGCATCGCGCCCGGTTCCGGCGAAGCCGGCATCTTTATCTATCCCGGCTTTCAATTTCGCGTGGTGGGAGCGATGCTCACCAACTTCCATCTGCCCAAGTCCACACTGCTGATGCTGGTTTCAGCATTTGCGGGAAAGGAAAACATTTTGCGCGCTTACGAACACGCAGTGCGTGAGCGCTACAGGTTCTTTTCTTACGGCGACTGCATGTTTGTGGAGTGA
- a CDS encoding cold-shock protein, with protein sequence MEQGTVKWFNDAKGYGFISRENGEDVFVHFSAIQANGFRSLKEGQPVQFSVVKGPKGWQAENVQLL encoded by the coding sequence ATGGAACAAGGAACAGTTAAGTGGTTCAATGACGCTAAGGGCTATGGCTTTATCTCCCGGGAAAACGGCGAGGACGTTTTCGTCCACTTTTCCGCTATTCAGGCGAACGGCTTCAGAAGCCTGAAAGAGGGACAACCCGTGCAGTTCAGTGTCGTCAAAGGCCCCAAAGGCTGGCAAGCAGAAAACGTGCAGTTGCTGTAA